Genomic segment of Bacteroides stercoris ATCC 43183:
TTAGGGGTGGCCTCTTATGGTCGGTTGGCCGAAATGCTCGGTAAGAAGGATGTTGCCGAAAGCTATACAGCGAAGGCCCGTCAGATGGCGGCTGAGTGGGAGCGTATGGCCAACGACGGTGACCATTATCGTCTGACCTTTGACAAGCCGGGTACCTGGAGCCAGAAGTACAACCTTGTCTGGGATAAATTGCTCGGAATGAACATATTTGACACAAAAATTGTAGAAATGGAGATACCTTATTATCTGACGAAGCAGAATATTTATGGTTTGCCTCTAGACAGTCGTGAGACTTATACCAAGACCGACTGGATCATGTGGACTGCGACAATGGCTCCTGACCTAGCCACTTTCCGTGAATTCATCGTCCCCCTGCATAAATTCATGAACGAAACGATAGACCGCGTGCCTATGTCTGACTGGGTGTTTACCGACAAGCCCAACTGGCGTGGCTTCAAGGCCCGCTCGGTAGTAGGCGGATATTACATGAAAATGCTTGAAGGCAAGCTGATTGGAAATAAATAATGACAAAATCTATTAAACGAATGAAAAGACTTTTTGCATGGGGAACCGCCCTCCTTCTTGTAGGCGGTATGCAGGCGGCCTTACTGCCGGTTGGCGAGCCGATTACTCCTGTTGATTACGTCAGCACCTTGGTTGGCACACAATCCAAGCATGCCCTTTCTACGGGCAACACTTATCCTGCTGTGGCAATGCCTTGGGGTATGAATTTCTGGACACCACAGACCGGTACTATGGGGGATGGATGGGCTTATACTTATGATGCCGACAAGATTCGCGGATTCAAGCAGACACACCAGCCCAGTCCGTGGATTAACGATTACGGACAGTTTGCCATTATGCCTATCACCGGAAAGGTGGCTTTTGACCAGGATGAGCGTGCCAGTTGGTTTTCTCATAAAGCCGAGACCGCCACTCCTTATTATTATAAAGTTTATCTTGCCGATCATGATGTGACGGCGGAGTTTGCTCCTACCGAGCGTGCCGCTGCCTTCCGTTTCACTTTCCCTGAAACGGAGGAAGCCTATGTGGTGATCGATGCCATGGACAATGGCTCTTTTGTGAAAATCATTCCGGCTGAAAAGAAAATCATAGGCTACACCACCAAGAACAGTGGTGGTGTGCCAAGCAATTTCAAGAACTACTTTGTATTGCAGTTCGATAAGCCTTTTACTTATACTGCTGCCGTGAAGGACGGAAAGATTGACTCCCGTACTACCGAGATAGGTGCCAATCATGCTGGTGGCATCATCGGTTTTCATACCCTCCGTGGCGAGCAGGTGAATGTACGTGTGGCTTCCTCATTCATCAGTCACGAGCAGGCCGAGTTGAACTTGAAGGAACTGGGTGACCGGACGCTTGAAGAGGTGGCGAAAGCCGGGCGTGACGAATGGAATCGGGTACTGGGCCGCATTGAAGTGCAGGATACCGACCTCGACCGTCTGCGTACTTTCTACTCTTGTTTCTACCGTTCGGTGCTTTTCCCACGCAGTTTCTACGAGATAGATGCGCAAGGTCAGGTAATGCACTACAGCCCCTATAATGGTGAGGTGCTGCCCGGCTATATGTTTACCGACACCGGCTTTTGGGATACTTTCCGTTGTCTTTTCCCTTTCCTTAACCTGATGTATCCATCCATGAATGTCAAGATGCAGGAAGGGTTGGCCAATACTTACAAGGAGAGCGGTTTCCTGCCCGAATGGGCCAGTCCGGGACACCGTGGTTGCATGGTGGGTAACAATTCTGCCTCTGTGGTGGCAGATGCTTGGCTGAAGGGGCTGCGCGGTTACGACATCGAGACATTATGGGAAGCTGTGAAGAACGGTACGGAGAAAGTGCATCCCGAGGTTTCCTCTACCGGACGTTTGGGACATGAGTATTACAACAAGCTGGGTTATGTGCCTTATAATGTGGGGATCAACGAGAATGCAGCCCGTACGCTGGAGTATGCCTATGACGATTGGTGCATCTACCAGCTGGGACTTTCGCTCGGCAAGTCGAAGAAAGAACTGGCTCCTTTTGCCAAACGTGCGCTGAACTACCGGAATCTTTTCGACCCTGTTCATAAGTTGATGCGCGGCAAGAATGAAGACGGTACATTCCAATCGCCGTTCAATCCCTTGAAGTGGGGTGACGCCTTCACCGAAGGAAACAGTTGGCATTATTCATGGTCGGTTTTCCACGATCCGCAAGGACTCATTGACCTGATGGGTGGCAAGGACTCCTTCAACCAGATAATGGATTCCGTGTTTGTGTTGCCGCCTGTATTTGACGAAAGTTATTATGGCAGTGTCATCCACGAAATTCGAGAGATGCAGATCATGAATATGGGTAACTACGCTCACGGCAACCAGCCTATACAGCACATGATTTACCTCTATAATTATTCCTCCCAGCCGTGGAAGGCGCAGTACTGGCTGCGTGAGGTTATGGAGCGTATGTACAATGCCAATCCTGACGGCTATTGCGGTGATGAGGACAACGGACAGACATCTGCTTGGTACGTGTTTTCAGCTTTGGGATTCTATCCCGTCTGTCCGGGTACAGACCAGTATGTGCTGGGTGCTCCTCTTTTCCGTTCTGTGCGTCTGCATTTGGAAAATGGTAAGACTGTGACGATTGAAGCTCCTGAAAATAGTCGTACCAACCGCTACGTGCAGAAACTCACTGTGGACGGCGTTGATTATACACGCAACTATCTGACACACGAGCAATTGACGAACGGCTCCTCACTGCGCTTCACTATGGACAATGTGCCCAACAAACAGCGTGGGACAGGAGAGGAAGATGCTCCTTACTCCTTCTCGAAAACGCTTAAAAAGAAGAAGTGACCTCAAAGCCAAAACCATAGCAATTAATGATGAGGGTGTGCCGAATGTCTGACGGAGTGATAGCTGAAAAACGTTTTGACACACCCTCTCTTTTTTACGATAAATCACTGTTTGAAACCCCTATTTACCATGAAACTTAAGAAACTTACTATTTACTGCTTGGCATTGTTTTGTTCCTCTTCTTCTGTTTATGCGCAATCCGGTGAAGAAGTTCAAAAGAAACGTAGCGGCAATCCGATTTTTCCCGGTTGGTATGCCGACCCTGAGGGGGTAGTTCTGGACGGGAAGTTCTGGATTTATCCTACATATTCCGCTCCTTATGATGAACAGACTTTTATGGATGCCTATTCTTCGTCCGACTTGGTGCATTGGACCAAACATCCACGCGTGCTTTCAAAGGAAAATATCCCATGGTTGCGCCGTGCTTTGTGGGCGCCGGCTGTCATCGAGGCCAATGACCGCTATTATCTTTTTTTCGGAGGGAACGATATACAGAACAACTCTGAGATTGGCGGTATCGGTGTGGCTGTGGCAGACAATCCGGCAGGTCCTTTCAAAGATGTGCTGGGCAAGCCCCTGATTGATAAAATTGTGAATGGCGCACAGCCCATTGACCAGTTTGTGTTCCGTGATGACGATGGCACTTACTATATGTACTATGGTGGATGGGGGCATTGCAACATCGTGAAACTGTCTCCCGATTTACTTAGTGTCGTTCCTTTTGATGATGGCACAGTCTATAAAGAAGTTACTCCTCAGGACTATGTGGAAGGTCCTTTCATGTTGAAACGTAACGGAAAGTATTACTTCATGTGGTCGGAAGGCGGTTGGGGAAGTCCCGATTACCGTGTGGCCTATGCCATTGCCGACTCTCCTTTTGGGCCGTTCCATCGCGAGGGAATCATTCTTCAGCAGGATGTCGATGTGGCTACCGGTGCCGGACATCATTCAGTGGTGCGTGGAAAAGGTAAGGATGAATGGTACATCATTTACCACCGTCGCCCGTTGGGAGAAACGGCAGCAAATAGCCGTGCCACCTGCATTGACCGGATGTACTTTGACAAAAAAGGAAAGATAAAACCGGTGCGCATGACTTTCGAGGGAGTGAAAGCTACCAAAACTCCACTTGACTAATAGCAATTTTCAATTCAAATTTATATAGAAGAAATATGAGTATTAATTCCAAAAAGATTTGTTTCAGTCTTGTTCTGGCTGCGGCTGCCGGGATGGTTCAGGCTGTCAATAGTAGCTGCCTTCTTGCCGATGCGGGCTTTGTGGCCGTGCAGGATAATACGGCATCTGCCGGTAACTATACCTCTAACCGTCCTAAAGAGAAACAACGACTTTTCCGTTCCACTGCCGTGGAGAAAGAGATTGTCCGTGTACAGAAACTTTTGAAGAACCGCAAGCTTTCCTGGATGTTTGCCAACTGTTTTCCAAATACGCTGGATACTACTGTGCACTTCCGCAAAGGTAGCGATGGAAAGCCTGATACTTTTGTGTATACGGGTGACATCCATGCTATGTGGTTGCGTGACTCAGGAGCGCAAGTATGGCCATATGTGCAGCTTGCCAACAACGACCCGAAACTGAAAGAGATGTTGGCCGGTGTTATTCTACGCCAGTTCAAATGTATCAATATCGACCCATATGCGAATGCTTACAACGATGGTGCGCTGCCCGATGGACATTGGATGAGTGACCTTACTGACATGAAGCCCGAACTGCATGAACGTAAATGGGAAATCGACTCGCTTTGTTATCCTTTACGGTTGGCTTATCACTACTGGCAGGTGACGGGTGACACTTCGGTTTTCGGTGCTGAATGGCTGGAAGCCATCCGCAATATTTATATTACTTTTTGTCAGCAGCAGCGCAAAGAGGGTGCCGGTCCCTACAAATTTCAACGCAAGACGGAGCGTGCGCTCGATACGCTGAACAATGATGGTCTGGGTGCTCCTGTCCGTCCGGTGGGACTCATCGTGTCCTGCTTCCGCCCGTCGGACGATGCCACAACGCTTCAGTTCCTTGTACCTTCCAACTTTTTTGCTGTCACTTCCTTGCGTAAGGCTGCCGAGATTTTGGAAACAGTGAACAAGGAGACTGCTTTGGCTGCCGACTGCCGTGCCTTGGCCAATGAGGTGGAAATGGCTTTGAAACGTTATGCAACCTACAATCATCCTGAATTTGGTACCATTTATGCTTTCGAGGTTGATGGTTTCGGTAATCATTTGCTGATGGACGATGCCAATGTGCCCAGCTTGCTTGCCATGCCCTATTTGGGAGATGTAGACATCAATGACCCCATTTATCAGAATACCCGCCGTTTTGTGTGGAGCGACAGCAATCCTTATTTCTTCAGCGGCAAAGCCGGTGAGGGTATAGGCGGACCGCATATCGGCTATGATATGGTGTGGCCCATGAGCATTATGATGAAAGCTTTCACAAGCCAGGATGATGCGGAAATCAAAACTTGCATCAAGATGCTGATGGATACGGATGCCGGTACGGGCTTCATGCACGAGTCGTTCCATAAGGATGATGCAACCAACTTCACCCGCCCTTGGTTTGCTTGGCAGAACACCCTTTTCGGTGAGTTGATATTGAAGTTGGTTAATGAAGGAAAGGTGGATTTATTGAATAGCATTGATTAAGATATAGCATGAAGAACTTATATACATGGGTGGCTGCCCTCCTTTTTGTGACATTGGCAATTTCGGTTATGGCTTGTACTTCTGCCTCTTCTGCTGGTACGGTGACGGTGGTTGACCGGCCGAATATACATGCTGTCAATACTAATTAGGGACATTCATTAAATATTACAAAATTAGCCAACTAATTCATACACAAAGTATTGCGAATTAGTTGGCTTTTTTGTATCTTTAGGTATTCCCCCGAAAATAAGGTTTGACGGCCAAAACGGGGGAAATATCCAAACTAATAAGATATGGCAAAGATACAAAATATTTCAGAAATTCACCCTACTTTGGGTTTTACAGAATTTGATATTCTGGAAAAATACCGCAAGAGTTTTAATGAGAGTGAGCTTGGCAAGCTTCATTCGGTCTTTCCGTTTGAATGTATGGCAAAAGCCGCAGGCCTGTCGGACCGGCGCCTGGGACGCAGGAACATATTCAGTCCTTCCGCAAAGATCGCCCTTATGGTCCTGAAGGAATACACCGGATTCTCCGACAGGCAACTGGTGGAACATCTGAACGGGAACATACACTACCAGATTTTCTGTGGAATTATGATCCCCCCGTCCCTTCCCATAACCAACTTCAAGATAGTCAGTGCCATCCGTAATGAGATAGCATCCCGCCTTGACATTGATTCTTTCCAGGAGGTCCTGGCTTCACACTGGAAACCTTATCTTGATAACCTTCACGTCTGCATGACCGATGCCACATGCTATGAGAGCCACATGCGTTTTCCTACGGACATGAAACTTCTTTGGGAAAGCCTCGAATGGCTCTACAGGCATATATGCCGGCATTGCAGGGAGCTGGGCATAAGGCGTCCGCGCAACAAATACAGGAATGTGGAGGAATCCTATCTGTCCTACTGCAAGAAAAGAAAGAGGAGAGCTTCAAGGACAAGAATGCTTAAGCGCCGTATGATCAAGCTTCTTGAAAAGCTCCTCAGTCAAAGGGATGGGATCCATAGCGAGTACGGTGCTTTACTCCGATATACCCAGGATTACCATAAGCGTCTTTCCACCATCAGAAAGGTCCTTGTACAGGAAAAGGAAATGTTTGAAGGGCGGAAAGTCAGTGACCGTATCGTCAGCATTGACCGTCATTATGTACGTCCCATCGTCAGAGGCAAGGAAACCAAGTCCGTCGAGTTTGGTGCAAAGGTCAATAATATACAGATAGACGGCATATCGTTCATCGAACACCTATCGTTCAAGGCATTCAATGAGGGTATACGCTTGAAGGACTGTATCCGTATGCAGCAGAAGCTTATGAATGTAAGGGTAAGATGTGTGGCTACCGATTCCATATATGCCAATAATGCCAACAGAAAGTTCTGTACAAAATATGGGATATCCACATCCTTTGTGCGCAAGGGAAGGGCGGCCAAAGATGAGCCTTTGAGGAAGGTGCTTAGAAGCGAACTCTCAAAAGAAAGGGCCACACGGCTTGAAGGAAGCTTCGGCACTCAGAAGCAACATTACTCGCTCTCAAGGATAAAGGCCAGAAACAGGAAGACGGAAATACTGTGGATTTTCTTTGGAATACATACGGCAAATGCCATACTGATGATAGAAAAAATCAGAAACAAAACAGCTAAAGCAGCATGATATGATGTTACTCACAGAATCAGAAGAGGTCATCAGACTTCTTCCGGAACGTCATTTCCTGTCGGATAGAATTATGTGAGAAAGCACGGAAAAATGGCAATAAGAATGACATATGAAGTGGTCATGCCCTATCATCTTCATATGCCATCTTATTTTTTAGGGACATTTACTGAATATCCCTAATTATATGGGTTATCGTGCCCCGCTTCGGCCATTGAACTTTATAAAATTGCCAGTAGGCAGCATCCGTCCCGAGGGGTGGGTAAGGAAGTTTCTGGAGTTGCAGCGCGACGGCCTGACCGGACATTTAGGGGAAATCAGCGCTTGGTTGGAAAAGGATGACAATGCTTGGCTTACGACCGGTGGGGACCATGGTTGGGAGGAGGTTCCCTATTGGCTCAAAGGGTATAGCAGTTTGGCATATATTCTGAATGATCCGAAGATGATAGAAGAAACCAAATACTGGATCGAAGGCGTATTTGCCAGTCGCCAGCCGGACGGTTATTTCGGCCCGGTTAACGAACGCAATGGGAAACGCGAACTTTGGGCACAGATGATTATGCTTTGGTGCCTGCAATCTTATTACGAGTATTCTCAAGACCAGCGTGTCATAGACCTAATGACAAACTACTTTAAATGGCAGATGACGGTTCCCGACGACCGACTTCTGGAAGACTTTTGGGAGAATAGTCGTGGAGGTGATAATATCATCAGCATTTACTGGCTTTACAGCCATACGGGAGATGCTTTTTTGCTCGAATTGGCCGAAAAGATTCATCGCAACACTGCGGACTGGACTCAGTCGACCTCTTTGCCTAACTGGCACAACGTAAACATTGCCCAATGTTTCCGTGAGCCTGCCACTTATTATATGCAGACTGGTGATTCTGCTATGCTGAAAGCCTCTTATAATGTCCATCGACTGATTCGTCGTACTTTCGGGCAAGTGCCCGGTGGCATGTTCGGGGCAGATGAGAATGCCCGTTTGGGATATATTGATCCCCGCCAAGGGGTGGAAACCTGCGGGCTGGTTGAGCAGATGGCTTCCGATGAAATTATGCTTCGCATAACGGGCGACCCCTTATGGGCCGAGCATTGCGAAGAAGTGGCATTTAACTCTTATCCGGTTGCCGTGATGCCGGATTTTAAAGCGTTGCGTTACATCACTTGCCCGAACCATGTCGTCAGTGATTCCAAGAATCATCATCCGGGCATCGACAATCGCGGACCGTTTCTTTCGATGAATCCTTTCAGCAGTCGTTGCTGTCAGCACAATCATGCACAAGGCTGGCCCTACTTTGCCGAACATCTGGTTTTGGCAACTCCCGACAATGGAGTGGCAACGGCTCTTTATGCAGCTTGCAAAGCTGTGGTGAAAGTAGCTGATGGAAAGAAAATCACTTTGCATGAAGAAACGAATTATCCTTTTGAGGAAGACATCCGTTTTTCTGTCTCTACCGAGGGAAAAGTCGTCTTTCCGTTCTATTTCCGAATCCCTTCATGGACTCAAAAGGCGAAAGTATGCGTGAATGGTGAGGAAGTGGATGCGGTTCCCGTAGCAGGAAAGTATCTCTGCATTCATCGCGAGTGGTCGGATGGAGACCGTGTGGAATTGACGTTTCCGATGTCTTTGTCCATGCGCACCTGGCAGGTCAATAAAAACAGCGTAAGTGTGGATTACGGTCCTCTCACGCTCTCTCTTAAGATTGCAGAGAAATATGTAGAGAAGGACAGCCGCGAAACGGCCATCGGTGATTCTAAATGGCAGAAAGATGCTGACTCTCAAAAATGGCCCACTACTGAGATATATCCCGGCAGCCCGTGGAATTATTCGCTGGTGTTGGACAAGACAGAACCTTTGAAGCACTTCGAGGTGATCCGTAAATCATGGCCAGCCGACGACTACCCTTTTACAGTGGCCAATGTACCTTTGGAGGTGAAGGCTGTCGGTCGGTTGGTTCCCGAATGGAAAATAGATGAAACCGGGTTGTGTGGTGTGTTGCCCGAAGAGGATGCAGTGAGAGGCGATAAAGAAGAAATCACACTCATCCCTATGGGAGCTGCGCGGTTAAGGATATCTGCGTTCCCGAATACAAGAGAATAAATTGATGAATGATGCGAATAGGAGTGAAGTACAGACACTTTTAACTCTTGATTTGCATAAATAGAAAACTTAAAATAAAATGAAACGTATTGCTTTTTTGGATTACGTGCGCGTGTTTGCGTGCTTCTTGGTCATGTTGGTTCATGCCAGCGAGAATTTTTATGGAGCTGCCGGCTCTACAGATATGGTAGGACCGCAGTCTTTCCTTCAGAATGAGGCCGATAGGTTGTGGGTATCAGTTTATGATGGCTTCTCTCGTATGTCTGTACCTCTGTTCATGATTGTTTCGGCTTACCTGCTTGCACCGATGAAGAAAGGACAGAGCTGTTGGCAGTTTTACCGCAAACGTTTCCTGCGAATCATGCCGCCGTTCGTCTTTTTCATGGTACTATATAGCACGTTGCCCATGTTGTGGGGACAGATAGACGGCGAACAATCTCTGAACGACCTTTCACGTATCTGGCTGAACTTTCCTGCGCTTGCCGGGCACTTCTGGTTTATGTATCCGTTGATAAGTCTTTATCTGTTCATTCCGGTCATCTCACCGTGGCTGGAGAAGGTTTCGGCCAAAGAAGAACGTTTCTTCATCGGACTGTTTCTGATTTCTACTTGTATACCTTTCCTCAACCGTTGGTTTGGTGAAGTATGGGGACAGTGTTTCTGGAACGAATATCACATGTTATGGTATTTTTCGGGTTATTTAGGTTATCTTGTGCTGGCACATTATATCCGCGTGCATCTTACTTGGGGGCGCTCCTTGCGTCTGCGGGTCGGTTTCCTGCTTATGCTGGTCGGCGCGGCGGCTATCATATGGTCGTTCTATGTCCAGGCTGTTCCGGGAGTGGTGCATTCTACACCGGTCATTGAGGTGGGATGGGCTTTCTGTACCCTTAATTGCGTGGCGTTGACGGCAGGCACATTTTTGTTGTTCGGCTGTATCAGCATTCCGCAGCCTCCGCGCATCATTGCCGAAATGTCTAAACTCAGCTACGGCATGTTCCTTATGCACATTTTCTGGCTTGGCTTGTGGGTATCGGTGTTTAAGTCTACATTGGGATTACCCACTGTGGCTGCCATTCCGGTAATAGCGGTATGTACATTTATCAGTTGTTTCGTGGTAACCAAGCTCATCTCGTTGATACCGGGCAGTAAGTGGATTATCGGGTAAGCTCCTTGCGTTCGCTTTCCCGTTGAAGGCTTGGGAGCTGTCAATTGCCTGCTGCTAACTTCACTGTAGTAGGGGGGGATCATCAGTGCAAAATGGCTGCATTTTTTGCACTGATCATCTGTTGATTCATAAATGGTTATGCTAAGAGGGAAGGAAGTATAATCAAGGACAGATGCGTAATTGATAAGAAAATACCGGAACACCTATGAGGTGCGGTAGTGCGAAGGAAAGAGGTCTTACCGAAAAAGACGATGAATAGAAAGGTTGAGGAAGAAGGTGAAGGCGGTGGAGGATGAAAATACTCTCTCTTTAGCTGAAAAGCTGTGTATTCTGCTTGAAAACGTGTACTTTTGCAGATTATATGAATGAATGGCAGAATATGAACAAATCCGAAAAGCGAGTATTGGTGGGAATGAGCGGAGGTATAGACAGTACCGCCACTTGCCTGATGTTGAGGGAACAGGGCTATGAGATAGTCGGTCTCACCATGTGGGTGTGGGGAAACGAACCGGCGGAAGCCCGCAACCTTGCCGACAGTATGGGAATTGAACACCATGTGGCAGATGAGCGTGAGGCTTTCCGGCAGATTATCGTTCAGAACTTTATCGATGAATACCGGCAGGGGCGTACCCCCAATCCTTGTGTGATGTGCAATCCTCTGTTCAAGTTCCGCATTCTAACGGAGTGGGCGGATAAATTGAATTGCCGGTATATTGCTACCGGGCACTATACCCGTCTGGAAGAGCAGAATAGGAAAATATATATAGTTGCCGGGGATGACGATAAGAAAGACCAGTCTTATTTCCTTTGGCGCTTGGGGCAGGATGTCTTGCGACGTTGTCTTTTCCCGTTGGGAACCTATACCAAGATGCAAGTGCGCGATTATCTGAGGGATAAAGGCTATGCACCGAAAGCCGAGGAAGGAGAGAGCATGGAAGTATGCTTCATAAAAGGAGATTATCGGGACTTCCTGCGTGAGCATTCGCCGGAGATAGACAATGAAGTAGGCCCGGGATGGTTTGTCAATTCGGAAGGAGTGAAGCTGGGAGAGCATAAGGGCTTTCCTTACTATACCATCGGGCAACGGAAAGGACTTGAAATCGCATTGGGAAAACCAGCTTATGTGCTGAAAATAAATCCGCAGAAGAATACCGTAATGTTGGGAGATGCCGAGCAGCTCAAAGCGGAATATATGCTTGCGGAACAGGATAATCTGATTGATGAGGGGGAAGTTTTTGGAAGCGGGGAACTGACGGTTCGCATCCGCTATCGGAGCAAACCGATACCTTGTTCGGTAAAGCGTCTGGAAGACGGGCGATTGCTGGTGCATTTTGAGACGGAAGCATCTGCCATTGCACCCGGACAATCAGCTGTATTCTATATTGGAAAAAGGGTGGTAGGCGGTTCGTTCATTGCTTCACAACGTGGTATCGGCATGTATATTTAAAAATTAAAAACTGAAATTTGAAAATAAAAAGAGATTAATGGGGAAGAGATTGATTATTCTTTCAGCTTTAGTGTTGTTTCTGGCAAGTGCGTCGGCACAGCAAGATACGTTGAAATACCGTATTAGTTTAAGAGACAAGGCAGCTACCGTTTATTCATTGGAGCATCCTGAACAGTTCCTTTCGGAGAAAGCCATTGCAAGACGTCAAAAACAGAACCTGGCGGTTGATTCCACCGACCTGCCGGTTTGCCGTCAGTATATTGATGAAATACGCAGACAAGGAGTGAATATTGTAGTTGTAGGGAAATGGGAAAATTTTGTTACGGTTTCCTGCAATGATTCCGTTTTGATAGAACATATTGCCGCATTGCCGTTTGTACGCGCTACGGAGAAAGTATGGACTGCTCCGAAAATGAATGAAGGAATGGGGGATGCAATGCGCGATTCTGTAATCAATGAGCCGAAGATATATACAGACAGTATTTACGGTCCTGCTCTCACTCAAATTCAGTTGAGCAATGGAGATAAGTTGCATGATGCCGGATTCAGGGGGCAGGGAATGACGATTGCCGTGATTGATGCCGGATTTCATAATCTGGATAAGATAACGGCTATGCGGAATATCCGTGTCTTGGGCATGAAAGATTTTGTCAATCCTCAGGCGGATTTATTTGCGGCAAGCAGTCATGGACTGAGTGTGCTTTCCTGCATTGGAATGAATCAGCCGGGAATTATGACAGGTACTGCACCGGAAGCTTCCTTTTGGCTGTTCCGCAGTGAGGATGAGGCTTCCGAACACTTGGTGGAACAGGATTATTGGGCTGCTGCCGTAGAGTTTGCCGACAGTGTGGGAGTTGATGTGCTTAATACTTCTTTGGGGTATTATGCGTTCGATGACAAATCGAAAAATTACAAATATCGTGATTTGGACGGACATCATGCCTTGATGTCGCGTCAAGCCTCGCATATAGCTGATAAGGGTATGGTACTGGTGTGCAGTGCCGGTAATTCGGGAATGGGGTCTTGGAAAAAAATAACCCCGCCGGGAGATGCTGATAATGTGTTGACGGTAGGCGCTATCAACAAACAGGCGGTGTTGGCGCCATTTTCCTCTATCGGCAACACGGCTGATAACCGGATTAAACCGGATGTTGTAGCTGTGGGCGAAGGAGCGGATGTGATTCGCA
This window contains:
- a CDS encoding glycoside hydrolase family 43 protein, with product MKLKKLTIYCLALFCSSSSVYAQSGEEVQKKRSGNPIFPGWYADPEGVVLDGKFWIYPTYSAPYDEQTFMDAYSSSDLVHWTKHPRVLSKENIPWLRRALWAPAVIEANDRYYLFFGGNDIQNNSEIGGIGVAVADNPAGPFKDVLGKPLIDKIVNGAQPIDQFVFRDDDGTYYMYYGGWGHCNIVKLSPDLLSVVPFDDGTVYKEVTPQDYVEGPFMLKRNGKYYFMWSEGGWGSPDYRVAYAIADSPFGPFHREGIILQQDVDVATGAGHHSVVRGKGKDEWYIIYHRRPLGETAANSRATCIDRMYFDKKGKIKPVRMTFEGVKATKTPLD
- a CDS encoding beta-L-arabinofuranosidase domain-containing protein, encoding MGYRAPLRPLNFIKLPVGSIRPEGWVRKFLELQRDGLTGHLGEISAWLEKDDNAWLTTGGDHGWEEVPYWLKGYSSLAYILNDPKMIEETKYWIEGVFASRQPDGYFGPVNERNGKRELWAQMIMLWCLQSYYEYSQDQRVIDLMTNYFKWQMTVPDDRLLEDFWENSRGGDNIISIYWLYSHTGDAFLLELAEKIHRNTADWTQSTSLPNWHNVNIAQCFREPATYYMQTGDSAMLKASYNVHRLIRRTFGQVPGGMFGADENARLGYIDPRQGVETCGLVEQMASDEIMLRITGDPLWAEHCEEVAFNSYPVAVMPDFKALRYITCPNHVVSDSKNHHPGIDNRGPFLSMNPFSSRCCQHNHAQGWPYFAEHLVLATPDNGVATALYAACKAVVKVADGKKITLHEETNYPFEEDIRFSVSTEGKVVFPFYFRIPSWTQKAKVCVNGEEVDAVPVAGKYLCIHREWSDGDRVELTFPMSLSMRTWQVNKNSVSVDYGPLTLSLKIAEKYVEKDSRETAIGDSKWQKDADSQKWPTTEIYPGSPWNYSLVLDKTEPLKHFEVIRKSWPADDYPFTVANVPLEVKAVGRLVPEWKIDETGLCGVLPEEDAVRGDKEEITLIPMGAARLRISAFPNTRE
- a CDS encoding glycoside hydrolase family 125 protein yields the protein MSINSKKICFSLVLAAAAGMVQAVNSSCLLADAGFVAVQDNTASAGNYTSNRPKEKQRLFRSTAVEKEIVRVQKLLKNRKLSWMFANCFPNTLDTTVHFRKGSDGKPDTFVYTGDIHAMWLRDSGAQVWPYVQLANNDPKLKEMLAGVILRQFKCINIDPYANAYNDGALPDGHWMSDLTDMKPELHERKWEIDSLCYPLRLAYHYWQVTGDTSVFGAEWLEAIRNIYITFCQQQRKEGAGPYKFQRKTERALDTLNNDGLGAPVRPVGLIVSCFRPSDDATTLQFLVPSNFFAVTSLRKAAEILETVNKETALAADCRALANEVEMALKRYATYNHPEFGTIYAFEVDGFGNHLLMDDANVPSLLAMPYLGDVDINDPIYQNTRRFVWSDSNPYFFSGKAGEGIGGPHIGYDMVWPMSIMMKAFTSQDDAEIKTCIKMLMDTDAGTGFMHESFHKDDATNFTRPWFAWQNTLFGELILKLVNEGKVDLLNSID
- a CDS encoding GH92 family glycosyl hydrolase, with amino-acid sequence MKRLFAWGTALLLVGGMQAALLPVGEPITPVDYVSTLVGTQSKHALSTGNTYPAVAMPWGMNFWTPQTGTMGDGWAYTYDADKIRGFKQTHQPSPWINDYGQFAIMPITGKVAFDQDERASWFSHKAETATPYYYKVYLADHDVTAEFAPTERAAAFRFTFPETEEAYVVIDAMDNGSFVKIIPAEKKIIGYTTKNSGGVPSNFKNYFVLQFDKPFTYTAAVKDGKIDSRTTEIGANHAGGIIGFHTLRGEQVNVRVASSFISHEQAELNLKELGDRTLEEVAKAGRDEWNRVLGRIEVQDTDLDRLRTFYSCFYRSVLFPRSFYEIDAQGQVMHYSPYNGEVLPGYMFTDTGFWDTFRCLFPFLNLMYPSMNVKMQEGLANTYKESGFLPEWASPGHRGCMVGNNSASVVADAWLKGLRGYDIETLWEAVKNGTEKVHPEVSSTGRLGHEYYNKLGYVPYNVGINENAARTLEYAYDDWCIYQLGLSLGKSKKELAPFAKRALNYRNLFDPVHKLMRGKNEDGTFQSPFNPLKWGDAFTEGNSWHYSWSVFHDPQGLIDLMGGKDSFNQIMDSVFVLPPVFDESYYGSVIHEIREMQIMNMGNYAHGNQPIQHMIYLYNYSSQPWKAQYWLREVMERMYNANPDGYCGDEDNGQTSAWYVFSALGFYPVCPGTDQYVLGAPLFRSVRLHLENGKTVTIEAPENSRTNRYVQKLTVDGVDYTRNYLTHEQLTNGSSLRFTMDNVPNKQRGTGEEDAPYSFSKTLKKKK
- a CDS encoding transposase, with product MAKIQNISEIHPTLGFTEFDILEKYRKSFNESELGKLHSVFPFECMAKAAGLSDRRLGRRNIFSPSAKIALMVLKEYTGFSDRQLVEHLNGNIHYQIFCGIMIPPSLPITNFKIVSAIRNEIASRLDIDSFQEVLASHWKPYLDNLHVCMTDATCYESHMRFPTDMKLLWESLEWLYRHICRHCRELGIRRPRNKYRNVEESYLSYCKKRKRRASRTRMLKRRMIKLLEKLLSQRDGIHSEYGALLRYTQDYHKRLSTIRKVLVQEKEMFEGRKVSDRIVSIDRHYVRPIVRGKETKSVEFGAKVNNIQIDGISFIEHLSFKAFNEGIRLKDCIRMQQKLMNVRVRCVATDSIYANNANRKFCTKYGISTSFVRKGRAAKDEPLRKVLRSELSKERATRLEGSFGTQKQHYSLSRIKARNRKTEILWIFFGIHTANAILMIEKIRNKTAKAA